The Gouania willdenowi chromosome 7, fGouWil2.1, whole genome shotgun sequence genome includes a window with the following:
- the LOC114467130 gene encoding zinc finger protein 335 isoform X3 produces the protein MDLEDNEVESSSDAGPSGMEEPSESGMGMESSEAMSADSSDAAASHAQAPESDCHVGQSSEGIVVFIPETSSSTDARVSSVHLPDSSSVAQSTSVSSVSTVTQSVLVSESPRVLVHSSAVSEGAMMVSDSTASTSSDLGSAIDKIIESTIGPDIMNGCIAVTSADDGDAETTQYLILQGPDDGAPMVAQMSSSALSNRIALEALAEGPTSTCLEQGDLQGNPEPDQPDDQPGHSGYPEDSSSSSQPDQPQHSHPSQYMDCSADGPDQTEESSSSYAECSCEEPDQTRSRSGFPDYSSNNRDQDLPGYVECSGADSNPTSINHYVVECSAGYRVMAEVQQSRHSRSYIDSSADHQTQPVRQYAIKYSRDCVEDSEQPGCSQYQVRDDDDDDDDDQNQDPDQPQHSQQQPQHSCYMENSNGPEASVYADDSSSSGHPIADTAGSAGLPEALECSESQPGPFISSSWTYNSNAESELVHHCSQSQEEPQGSQSEVVQVGDMETPTVAEGPSHRPPNLSELEEMMEVVIVQQFKCKMCPYKSVSKETLINHMRDKHFKPAGEIPKKRKRGRPPKSETLARQKAEREEAAKVKAEESKQAEEEAVVDAGAIDDPGDDSDYNPVDEDCNGRPPAILKKSTTPISSSSHRRPRRKVARPRKYFALEEGYSSKEADATTAGVNADVAEAASSSGLDSGLSAGTNGDTAEGVVSQSDSENKDPSSNTLPEEEFYPRKRGRPSKRFLRKKFKKYINRNRYYKSLKPLLRPHNCWICGSRFLTQEDLRFHVDSHEGNDPELFKCLHCNYRCKRWSSLKEHMFNHEGTKPFKCEECDYSSVYKKDVLRHSAVHSKDKQRKAELVPKASEFPCPVCHKVYPMQKRLTQHMKTHSSEKPHMCDKCGKSFKKRYTFKMHLLTHIQSLGENKFKCEYCDYMCDNKKLLLNHQLSHTNDRPFKCDYCKYSTSKEEFLVSHLAIKHTGEKPFTCTMCHFMTKHRKNLGHHVQCRHPEAFEEWSVAHPEEPVRMRRRPFFTLQQIEELKQQEDDTQGMQHTILTVDSATLQAMQGMENATLSQDAMGNTTIIYEQAESSDLSAQNALDLLLNMSNARELVGNSLQVAVLKPEGKALEKATWSAVSAVPGQAQKIVNFHVTENGETVLQEAYEEASAEPAEHSPMPIESYEEGEVSVVEQTTEEIHSPEYSNDASSPSQTLEVSASESLKNEKYYLTSTLADGLLQQVELSSEPPPSPSALGSPSITSKRFSCRICNEFFNGRSDFENHKRAHLDANTFKCPDCDFTSSSWAEVKTHMEMHSYLRPHKCPHCSFASKNKKDLRRHTMTHTNEKPFSCKFCGQRFNRNGHLKFHEDRLHNQVHAIRKGQATSTQQTIIVNSDEEALATLKSLQAHPTVITTEQLQAQGQDHYIVTQEQALPDQEEGTYIQHITTIDGQTVQHLMTGDNQLAEVQYIISQEGVEPVVPQEYVVVSDGEQIQIPNGHIIQYEHDRSFLQEQQVAVSSDGQIQYLPVTSEQHVVNSEDLETEAHSAVTAVADASIAQSQTVYTEATPEQLEQLQQQGVQYDLITFTIE, from the exons ATGGATCTCGAGGACAATGAGGTGGAGAGCAGCAGCGATGCAGGCCCATCGGGGATGGAGGAGCCCTCTGAAAGTGGAATGGGTATGGAGTCATCGGAGGCCATGTCTGCAGACAGCAGTGACGCTGCAGCATCACACGCGCAGGCTCCAGAGTCTGACTGCCATGTCGGACAGAGCTCAGAGGGCATTGTG GTGTTCATCCCAGAAACCAGCTCTAGTACAGATGCCAGAGTTTCATCAGTGCACCTTCCAGACTCCTCCTCAGTAGCTCAATCCACCAGCGTGTCCAGCGTCTCCACAGTGACACAATCTGTGCTGGTTTCCGAGTCCCCCAGAGTACTGGTCCATTCCAGTGCGGTGTCTGAAGGAGCGATGATGGTTTCTGACTCCACTGCCTCGACGTCGTCAGACCTGGGATCAGCCATCGACAAGATTATCGAGTCAACCATTGGTCCTGACATTATGAATG GTTGCATTGCTGTGACCAGTGCTGACGACGGGGATGCAGAAACAACTCAGTATCTGATATTACAAGGACCCGATGATG GGGCTCCTATGGTAGCCCAGATGTCGTCTTCTGCCCTGTCTAATCGTATTGCTTTAGAGGCTCTTGCTGAAGGCCCCACGTCCACCTGTCTGGAGCAGGGAGACCTGCAGGGCAACCCTGAACCGGACCAGCCTGATGATCAGCCTGGACACTCGGGTTACCCAgaggacagcagcagcagcagccagccGGACCAGCCCCAACATTCCCACCCCTCCCAGTACATGGACTGCAGTGCAGATGGCCCAGATCAGACTGAGGAGTCTTCCTCGTCCTATGCGGAGTGTTCTTGTGAGGAACCGGACCAGACGCGCTCTCGGTCAGGCTTTCCTGACTACAGCAGTAATAACAGAGACCAGGACCTGCCGGGTTATGTGGAGTGTAGTGGCGCGGACTCAAACCCTACCAGTATAAATCACTATGTGGTGGAGTGCAGCGCTGGGTACCGAGTTATGGCTGAAGTGCAGCAATCGCGACATTCACGGAGTTACATCGACAGCAGCGCAGACCACCAGACGCAGCCAGTCCGACAATATGCAATTAAATATAGTAGAGACTGCGTGGAAGATTCTGAACAGCCAGGTTGTTCTCAGTACCAAGTAAgggatgatgatgacgacgatgatgatgatcagaACCAGGATCCAGACCAGCCTCAGCACTCTCAGCAGCAGCCTCAGCACTCGTGTTACATGGAAAACAGCAACGGCCCAGAGGCGTCTGTGTACGCTGATGACAGCTCCTCCTCAGGACACCCTATAGCAGACACAGCAGGATCGGCTGGACTCCCCGAGGCCTTGGAGTGCAGCGAGAGCCAGCCTGGGCCCTTCATTAGCAGTAGTTGGACGTACAATTCCAATGCAGAATCTGAGCTGGTTCATCACTGCTCACAGAGCCAGGAAGAGCCACAAGGCTCCCAGAGCGAAGTGGTTCAGGTTGGAGACATGGAGACGCCTACGGTGGCAGAGGGACCTTCACACCGACCACCCAACCTGTCTGAGTTAGAGGAGATGATGGAAGTGgtgattgtgcagcagttcAAGTGTAAGATGTGCCCGTACAAAAGCGTCTCCAAGGAAACGCTCATCAACCACATGAGAGACAAGCACTTCAAACCAGCAG GGGAAATACCAAAGAAGCGCAAACGTGGCCGGCCACCAAAAAGTGAGACATTAGCGCGTCAGAAGGCGGAGCGAGAGGAGGCGGCGAAGGTGAAAGCTGAGGAGTCCAAGCAAGCAGAGGAGGAGGCTGTAGTAGATGCTGGAGCCATCGATGATCCTGGGG ATGACAGTGACTATAACCCTGTAGATGAGGACTGCAATGGAAGACCGCCTGCCATCCTAAAGAAATCTACCACTCCCATCTCATCTTCCTCTCACAGACGTCCTCGACGCAAGGTAGCCCGCCCTAGAAAGTACTTTGCTTTGGAAGAAGGTTACAGCAGCAAAG AAGCAGATGCTACAACGGCTGGGGTTAATGCAGATGTTGCTGAAGCAGCAAGTTCATCTGGATTGGACAGTGGTTTGAGTGCAGGGACCAATGGTGACACTGCAGAAGGAGTTGTGAGCCAATCAGATTCTGAGAACAAAGACCCCTCGTCAAACACTCTGCCAGAAGAAGAGTTCTATCCAAGAAAACGCGGCAGACCCTCCAAGCGCTTCCTTCGCAAGAAATTCAAGAAGTACATCAATCGAAA tCGCTACTATAAGTCTTTAAAACCTCTCCTGAGGCCACACAACTGCTGGATATGTGGCTCACGCTTCCTCACTCAGGAGGATTTGCGCTTCCATGTGGACTCGCATGAAGGCAATGACCCGGAGCTCTTTAAGTGCCTGCATTGCAACTATCGCTGCAAGCGCTGGTCTTCACTCAAG GAACACATGTTCAATCATGAAGGCACCAAGCCGTTCAAGTGTGAGGAGTGTGATTActcaagtgtttacaagaaagacgTCCTTCGCCACTCAGCAGTTCACAGCAAAGACAA GCAAAGAAAAGCTGAGCTg GTACCAAAGGCGTCAGAGTTCCCCTGCCCTGTGTGCCACAAGGTGTATCCTATGCAAAAGAGACTGACCCAACACATGAAAACCCACAGCTCCGAGAAACCACACATGTGTGATAAG TGCGGCAAGTCCTTTAAGAAGCGGTACACGTTCAAAATGCACTTACTGACCCACATCCAAAGTCTTGGTGAAAACAA GTTCAAGTGTGAGTACTGCGACTACATGTGTGACAATAAGAAGCTACTGCTTAACCATCAGCTGTCCCACACCAACGACAGGCCCTTCAAGTGTGACTATTGTAAATATTCTACCTCTAAGGAGGAGTTCCTTGTCTCCCACCTGGCCATCAAACACACAG GCGAGAAGCCTTTCACCTGCACTATGTGCCACTTCATGACAAAGCACAGGAAGAACCTTGGGCATCACGTGCAGTGTCGACACCCTGAGGCTTTTGAGGAGTGGTCTGTGGCTCACCCTGAGGAGCCGGTGAGGATGAGGCGTAGGCCTTTCTTCACTCTGCAGCAGATTGAGGAGCTCAAACAACAGGAGGATGATACTCAGGGAATGCAGCACACTATT ctcACAGTGGACTCTGCAACACTACAAGCAATGCAAGGTATGGAAAATGCCACGCTGTCCCAGGATGCAATGGGAAACACCACCATCATTTATGAACAAG CTGAGTCCAGTGATCTGTCTGCACAGAACGCTCTGGACCTGCTGCTCAACATGAGCAATGCTCGGGAACTGGTCGGAAACTCTTTGCAG GTTGCAGTTTTGAAGCCAGAAGGGAAAGCTTTAGAGAAGGCGACATGGAGTGCAGTAAGTGCAGTGCCAGGCCAAGCCCAAAAAATAGTGAACTTTCACGTCACTGAGAATGGTGAGACGGTGCTGCAAGAGGCCTATGAGGAAGCCTCAGCTGAGCCTGCAGAGCACAGCCCCATGCCCATCGAGTCCTACGAGGAGGGAGAAGTCAGTGTGGTGGAGCAAACTACAGAGGAAATACACAGCCCTGAGTACAG CAATGATGCCAGCAGTCCTTCTCAAACACTAGAAGTTTCTGCGTCAGAGAGCCTGAAAAATGAAAAGTACTATCTCACCTCCACTCTGGCTGATGGTTTGTTACAACAAGTGGAG CTGAGCAGTGAACCTCCTCCCTCCCCCTCTGCACTGGGATCCCCCAGCATCACCTCCAAGAGATTCTCCTGCCGTATCTGCAATGAGTTTTTCAATGGACGCTCTGACTTTGAGAACCACAAGAGGGCGCACCTGGATGCCAATACGTTCAAATGTCCTGACTGTGACTTCACCTCAAGCTCCTGGGCAGAAGTAAAA ACTCACATGGAGATGCATTCATACCTCCGTCCTCACAAGTGTCCACACTGCAGCTTTGCCTCTAAGAATAAGAAGGACCTGCGCAGACACACGATGACTCACACCAATGAGAAACCCTTTTCTTGTAAATTTTGTGGACAAAG GTTTAATCGTAACGGCCATCTGAAGTTTCACGAAGACCGGCTCCATAATCAAGTTCATGCCATTAGAAAAGGTCAAGCCACCTCAACTCAACAAACGATCATTGTCAACAGTGATGAGGAGGCGTTGGCCACGCTAAAGT CCCTGCAGGCACATCCCACTGTGATCACCACAGAGCAGTTACAGGCACAGGGACAAGATCACTACATTGTCACTCAGGAACAGGCTTTGCCGGACCAG GAGGAAGGAACGTATATCCAGCACATAACCACCATCGATGGACAGACTGTCCAGCACCTGATGACAGGAGACAACCAGCTGGCTGAG GTTCAGTATATAATCTCACAGGAAGGGGTGGAGCCCGTGGTGCCTCAGGAGTATGTAGTCGTATCAGATGGCGAACAAATCCAG ATACCAAACGGACACATCATCCAGTACGAGCACGACAGGAGCTttctgcaggagcagcag GTCGCTGTGAGCAGCGATGGCCAGATACAGTACCTGCCCGTAACCTCAGAGCAACATGTGGTGAATTCTGAAGATCTGGAGACTGAAGCTCACTCCGCTGTGACAG CCGTAGCAGATGCATCCATTGCACAGAGTCAGACGGTCTACACTGAAGCTACCCCCGAACAGCtggagcagctgcagcagcagggCGTTCAGTACGACCTCATCACTTTTACCATTGAATAG